In Pieris napi chromosome 8, ilPieNapi1.2, whole genome shotgun sequence, the genomic stretch AGGTCACAGTAGATTGgatatataagtaataagactattgtgaatgtgaagaggtcacagtagattttagatattatgtaagactattgtgaatgtaaagaggtcacagtagactattgtgaatatgaagaggtcacagtagatatgatatgataagactattgttaattattgatgacttgatattttaaaagagtaccgagagttttttacgccggctttttctctcggcctacaccccaTGTCTTCGTTGCCGATGAATAGGGATTTCTAccgatacatatttaatgacgtgaaataggtgatacctgtatcttttattccattataaataaaaataaattaaatttaggttCAATTTAACTAAAGAGATGTAATTCAAGAATGAAAGTTAAAAGATACatagaattaattttgtttctgtTTTGAGTTGTAATTTACAAagcattgtttttgtttttcttttttgcgaGACGCAAACATTGTCAGGAAAGGCCGACTgttagcttttattatttatttaataatattctaaataatttatgaaacatattcttttGCTACAAGTGCGCATGTGCAATAATTACTCATTTGACTCGTTCGGTTATTTACGAATTGTTACGAATTGACTCGAATAACTGCCCGAAGTGGGAAGGTCGAGTCAGAGTGGGGACTAAAGGATAAAACAGCTTGTAGCACATGCGCACAGGCAATTCCTTTGTTCAAGTTggtgtttatacattttacgtaGGGTCAGTGtgtgaaatatagtaaatcaagtcatcattggagtgtttaatttcctaccctaAGAACCAGATCAACTAGCCCTAACAAgatgatgtaggtacgttttattactactacaaacatttatattataaaaacatatattcttaccacctttagtatgaaaatattacattaatattatattaccttTAGTATGACCATTATCGCCATtttatcgttcgtaaggagtaaactccaatcgtgcgtcgtagctgacacacacactctttttttttgttgtaagtattttgcagttttttttctatgaaatGATTGTCTTAAATGTTgttcaaataaaaagtatCCCAGCTTCCTAAAATTAGTCAAAGCtactcaaaaaaggttttaaagttagaagtttagtttttagctGGATTTGCCCAAACATTCGACTTTAACACTAACTTTAAACTAACTTTaactttaacaatttaaaaatacaaaaaaaaagtttccaTAGCTTCTggcgaaaaataaaaactccTCAGGGTTCTAAGCTACCaaaatcatagaaaaaaaattatacttatatatatatatacatacatataattttcatttctatACTTTTAGACCTTGGGTTGAAATaggaaatacaaataataggaattaaaaaaaatacaaatttattaagaagACGTAACCATAGTAACGTATGTGTCGACCATGCGTGTGAGTAGCGCCTTCCCCGTACCCAGATAGTTGAGACTTATTATATGGTCTagacattatttatttgtctttagtaaaaacgatggcaatttatttatttataaagtataaataaataagttgcCATCGCAAAAAgactaaaacaatattttcttaatttttctattatatttataaatagtgaaacaatagtaaaaatatgtatagataaatacttaaatataaactacTGTTGTTTGTGGCTAGTTTTATATGAACCTTGCTGGGGGCTTAGTCAAGATGActtaacttatatttttttttatccctATTTCAGAGCTTAAGATTGCCATGCCCTAGGAGGTTTAATAAAGTGTACTTAGAATACACGGTAATTATTATAGGTAGGTAGTTGTCACATTTTTGCTTGTAtgctaaattaatttgaatttatataataattctgaataagaactaaaataaaacagcaTATTTAAGAatgatttattcataaaatagtctaaatatcacaataacaataattaaatagtaaatctacaaattttatatataggatCACAGAACGCGTTTACCGCTCTTATTTTCGATATGTACAGTGCAAAATATCACGTTCCATATTAAGTTCGCAACGGTCcacaatagatttttaaacGAACGACAATGCTCGCTATAGTTTATTGACTTGTACCGTTGGCATTGAAAATAAACGGCCTATTATATCATCAACGATCCATAGCACCGGCCAACGCCTGTTGTATCACAAGCTGCTGGGcgtttattagttttttcaaCTCTCTTACTTCCTGCGTCAGTTGACGTACATTCTCTGAGGTTTCATCCAGCCGCGCCTGCAAACTTCCCAATCCAGAAGAATAACCGTATTCTCGATAGCTTGAGTCATTGTTGTTTTCATACTTTTTAAAACATGAATATGCCCCGGTAGTAGACCCGTTTGATGAAATGGTATGTCCATACTGCTTCCTCATTTTAGCTATATCGTAAGCCGCCATCATTATATCTCTAGGTAACCGTTTCTCGCTTGGATTTAAAGGTTTTACGCTCAAAACGACTCTATACGCTTGAGGTGATACAAGTGCGGAAGAATgtagaatttttaaaaggcattTGGGTAAATAGCCATTAAATAATGCTAATTCCATGTACGATATCAGTTTAGTTTGTCGAACGAGCTTAGAGAGCCCTGCTGTTTTTCGTAGCCCTTGGATGTCGTGAACAGCTATACCAACCAGAAGGTTCATCAGCACTACTGTGACAAacataagaaataaaacataggTTATTTGCGCAGAAAATTCTAATAATACAGGCGGATCATTTCCATCCGGTTCGTTCagtaataaatctaaattaagTTCTCCAATCATCATTGTTAACACGGTTATAAAGCCCATAAAAGGGTTGGCAAAGGATGAAGAGTCTGGAAATATTACGCAGAAACTTATTGTAAAGCCAATTAGTATGCATGAATAAGCCATCAGCAGTTTTGCAAATTCCTTTTGTACTTTCTGATACATAGCTACATAAGTCCCGAAGACTGGTAACTGGCCGATCATCATCATCAGATTAGTCCATCCAGCTAGAACAGCAAAAGCCCCAACATGGTTCTGCCATGTATACGTGATATTAGTATAAATGTATGAAATCAAAAACACGCTAATGATTACGAACCATTCTATCATATTTTCCGATTGCATGAGGTATTGTTTGACTGTCGAATATCCAGCTATCCCGTAAACTTTCCTAAATATTTCGAATATTGTTATCCCGGCTAATACCCACCACTGCATTTCTATTACAAAGGGATTTTTTCTAAGCAAGTCGCCAAGAATTGACTGTTTCTGACATAACTCTTGTTCTTGTATCGTCTCTTCCATGTCCTTGCTACCGTTATAACAGTTGTGTGCAAGTGCTGTCAAAACGTAAAGTGTAagacataaaacaaatataaaactcaAAAAGAGTCGcgcaacataatattttcttatcttCTCCCACTTTATATATAGAAACGCCGAACATAATGGATGCAGCAGAACTTCCTTCTGGCCTTCATCGACAAAGGTGTTAAGATAACTTATTTCCCTCGGATAACAATGTTGTAGTATGCTGCGAAAGTCAAGTTCAAGTTCAACTTCTCGATTACTCGTCTGTGAATGGTGTAATGTGATAGCGCAGTCCAATTTCCTCGTTATCATAGCCAGTGACGCGGGCGTCTTACGAGCGATCACATTAAGTGCGGAGTTTCCTTTTTTAGATCGCGTTGTTACATCAGCTCCATGGTAAATTAATGTTTCAACGCAAGCTGATAATCCGTCAAGAGCAGCTAGATGTAAGGGTGTAAAGCCGTACTCGTCCTTCTGGTTAACATTTGCCCCCCAACTAATTAAGGTTTCGATTATATCGCAAGCACTATCTGATTTTCCTATAGCGGCGTGAAGCGGAGTTCGCTTATCGAAATCCATGGCATTTGGATCCGCGTTGCCTTTTCTTAACAACGACTCCACACATTCCAAACTCGCAGATCTGGCTGCGAGATGTAAAGCTGTAAATCCTCGATGATTCTTAAGGCTGGCATCTGCCCCCTTTGTAAGGAGATAATCCACACATTCGATAAATCCTCCATCAGCGGCTAAGTGTAATGCTGTGGACTCTCGATCGCCAACTCTAGTCCTCACATTCGCGTCAGCATCAGATGTGTCTAGCAGTATAATGAGGCATTGTATCATTCCCAAATCAGCTGCTAAATGTATTGCATTAGTTCCACCAGGCTCAATCTGATTGACATTGACTCCGTGAGagataaataactttaaacattCCACAGAGTTAGCCCGTACAGCGCAATGTAACAATCCACCTTCGCAGTTTACGTACTTAACAACGGCATGGACAGACGCACCTCTACTGATTAGTAAATTAGCCACTTGCACAGAATTACCGAATGCAGCACAGTGGAGGGGTACAAAACATCTTGGCATGTAATTAGGATCCACTCCACTCGTTATGAGATAATTGGCGCAATCCGTAGATCCACTAAACGCCGCCGCGTGCAGGGGAGATAGTCCCAGAGCGTCGAAGTGTAATGGGTCTGCCCCAGCTTCAACCAATTGTGTTAATAGCGAACCTAGTTTAAGAAATGCTGCCCAAAATAAACACACGTTCTTTTCTGCTTCAGAGGCTGTTGCAAAGATATTTACAGCCAGTTCCGATGTGATCACGCCTGATTCTAATTCGTCAAGTAATCTCAGTCGTCCGCCGACAGTGCGCATCTGTTCATAAGCGCTCTGACGTATCGAGTCCCCACAGATATGCGCAGTTAAATCCAAGGGCGGTTCTTCGAAGCTGTCGTACATATTAGGTGCACTTTCAGCTGGAGGTGATGATCCAGCAAGGACATACTCGAGGTGTCCCATGGAAGGATAGGCTCTCTCGAGGGATTCTTCATCTGGGGGTGCGTTCTGGGTTCTTGGCGGTGGAGCAAGAATCCTGGAAGGTCGCTGGCGACGCTCCATATCGCGAGGGAGGGACCTGTGAGCGACATCGGGCTCTTCTGGGTTTGGGGAGCGGCGTGAGCGAAACCACCGCCTGGGAAGCAAGCTACGCGATGTGGGCATGCGGGCGTTCTGTGCGGGACTGACTCCTGCACAACCATTGTGTGGTAATTGCTGATCAGATGAATCGTGCGCACCTTCATTGTTAGGCTCTAAACTCACTGtcttgcaaatatttttttgacgtacATTGGTACTTATCCTACTTCTCTATTGAATATGCAAAAAGTTGTAGAAGTTGTAGTCGCATTGAATGGATTATagttacataataatacattaaaataggTACCGGATACTTAGGTACctatgtagatttttttaaatatctccgagttgtttattttgtattataatgcaCACGATATCTTTAATTCCTAATTTTGAATCCAAACGTccttatttcgtaataaatacgTACATACTATACTGTGTATAACTAGCTTTATTGAGAATCAAATGGATTAACAATGGTCGGTCGAGACGTTTGTTCTGGCTACTTTTTGCTTATGTTGAATGTTTACTGTTTTTTCACcgtgttttttaaatagcaattagtatgatatttaaattacttcaaTGGTGACTTAATATGTCCTGCACCATTTGATATAGCCATTTATGTGTTttccaaatattttgtatacacatGAAATAGAGgactaattataataacaactATATTGCGTGTTAAGATGATCGTTCGTACTCTTAAAAAAAGGGAGGCACAAACacacataaaacaaataaggATATCTAGGTACCTCTGGCTTACTGTAATATaatcctaaaaaaattaagagttCGCTACGGGACAATTTATTCAGAGGCACAGTTTTAGTTTATTAGATTGTATAAAAGTAAGTTGTGAGTATTGAAGCAATCTGAAAAGAGATTCTTGGTTGGTGCGATAAAACTtggtatagtatttaatttgaccAGTACAATTAAATCTCTAAAACGTTAGTCAAATTACCTAGTGTTACGACGTAGGTTTTGCGTTCCCATGACCTTGAACTACAATATTGTACCGTTACGAATTGATAACAATAATGTATGGAAATTCAATCGATTGAAATGCTTGTCCAATTCAATTGTAAAGGCTTCCTGCCTTTTCATAAagccaaacaaatttaaagtaattccACCATAACTTTTTACATCAAATTAGTAGGTACCTATAAGTATGTAAttccattatttaaataagatacATAGATGGTAGGTGTGATTATTGAATACTCGCTAATACAACACTATCTAACCAGCACAGGGATATGCTATCATACTGCCAAAGAGCCATGGAAAGAAGCATGCTGAGCATAAGAAAattagataaacaaataaacgCAGACATAAGAGCTAGAACAGGTGTGACAGACATTCTCACTAAGATTGACCAAATGAAATGGAGATGGACGGGTCATATGCTACGGAGCTCTCATGAAAAATGGAGCAAAATAGTGACGGAATGGTACCCTAGAGACGGAAAACGAAGAAGAGGTCGACCACGCAAGAGATGGGAGGACGAACTGAAACTAACAGCAGGCTACAACTGGAGAAGAGTCGCAAAAGATAGAGAACAGTGGAAAgggttagaggaggcctttgccaagaggcaAACCGAACTCcgagatttatttatttatttatttatttagtttaagcttataacatcacacacagtactaaaattactaattattttacaaaaaatctcgcatctaaaatgtgtgacaattaatataagcataagtttcacaaaaaaaaaaatttaatagaaataaaaattacaattaaaacatatacgatAGTAAAAgcacacaataaaattaaaaaaaattacagaaatttgttggcactaagagcagaaaaaaaaagaaaaatcatcatCAAAACAGCGAAATTAGGTTTGAGAAAGGCACTTGCAAACGCTTTCtctaaaaccgatcagcccactaccgaatatatccagctctgGATACGCTGTGTTCAATTTGTTGaaatcgcgaagaattcgaacgagaggtgcctgaactcctaggttggttttgGCAGAAGGAATTTGAAagatattgttaattttaaacctaGGGAATGAGTGAGGGACGACAAATTTGATTTCCTGTAAGAGGTCACTGCTCTGTATATAGTTATTGAGCAATTTATGCAAGAAGGTAACACCGGCTAGAAGTCTTCGATTGTACAGAGatatcatattaaattttttgagtCGCTGATGGTACGGGTGCCTATGTGAAAATCCTCTGCTTATGAAAGCTAGGTGCCGCGTAAAAGATCTTTGAATGCTTTCAACGCGTTGCGAATGGATCGCATATGGTGGATTCCATATAATACTGCCAAATTCAACATGACTGCGCACCAGAGCgttgtaaaaaattgttttagtcgTACAACCAAAACAATCCGCATTCCGTTTAAGAAATCCAAGCATTCGTGTGGATGTGGTGACTACTTTATTGACTTGTGATGTAAACgttaattttttgtcaatAATAACACCCAGGTCACGAATCTCCTGAACCTCCTTCAATGGCGCGCTGTCAAGCTTATACACAGTAACaagtggttttttttttcttgtgtatttaatatgaaagcacttatttatattgagGATCATACCATTTAAAAAGCACCATTGTTGTATACCATTAAGATCACTTTGAACTAGAGCAGCATCACAGGCAGtgttaataactttataaatttttaaatcatcagCGTAGAGAGACGCTTTACAGTGCTTTATATGATTCCTAACGTCGTTTACAAATAGTAAGAATAGCAACGGTCCCAAATGGGATCCTTGCGGAACACCAGATCGCGCAATGTAGGGAGTAGACTCAGCGCCTCCAACAACTACTGACTGAGGCCTGTTACGAAGATAGGACTTAAACCAGTTCAGCAAATTCTCTCCCATTCCATAACCACGAAGCTTCTGAATCAGTAACGCGTGACTGACTTTGTCAAAGGCATTGCTAAAGTCAGTATATATGGCATCAATCTGGCGCCCACGATCTAATTCCTGACATGTTTCAGTCACAAAAGACATGAGGTTCGTTTGAATTGAACGGCCTTTTCTAAAACCATGTTGCTCATCAATGATACAGCCGTCTAAACATTTTGAGATTACGGGATACAGGACAGACTCAAAGAGCTTGGaaaaacaagataaaatacaaataggaCGGTAATTTTTTACGTCGGTGATATCTCCCTTTTTATACACAGGTACAACACGAGACCTTTTCCATACTTCAGGAAAAACACCATCTTTAAGAgatctattataaataatagtaaggGGCAAAGATAACACAAATCTGCATCGTTTTACAAAGATAGGAGGAATCGAGTCTGGTCCAGGTCCTTTGTTAGTATCAAGAccttttattttcttagatATTTCATCTTCTCTGAAGCTAAGAGACATTAGGCCGTCAACATTGCCAATTTCATCTGGAGTGGAACTGCCAACAAGTGATTCATCACATGTATATACAGATGAAAATTGATATGCAAAAATATTAGCAATATCAGGTGATGACTGGGCTGTAACATTGTCCATTTTCATGCAAGAGGGAAGCGATGAGTGACCACCtttcctatttttaataaaactccaAAAACATTtaggattattattaatacttgcCTCaatatttcgcttatatttaGTGTAGAGATATACtggagtgaaaatatattaaagttcagATATATAAAGTGACAGAGTTTCGGAatttaaaggctatattattattattattatataatacaacaTGTTTCGTATTCCGGGATAAGGGATTTCTCTTCAATGTATGTAACAATGAAGCGAGACGCTTTAAATTGTGTTATGATACGAGCTAACTTTACTTACATAGAAACTAAGACGGAATtgttattaacacatttaacaaaatacataaagGGTCTGAAATAAAtcactattatttaatttcatgaaGATTAATACTGTTTGAGTTTATCCATTCCAATTATGTAGCTATTTGTGTGCTTTATCCATCCTAATTAATAATTCCAAtcctaacaaaatattataggcTATCTGTGGAGTTAAAGCATGGTCCATGTGATCCTTAT encodes the following:
- the LOC125051871 gene encoding transient receptor potential channel pyrexia translates to MPTSRSLLPRRWFRSRRSPNPEEPDVAHRSLPRDMERRQRPSRILAPPPRTQNAPPDEESLERAYPSMGHLEYVLAGSSPPAESAPNMYDSFEEPPLDLTAHICGDSIRQSAYEQMRTVGGRLRLLDELESGVITSELAVNIFATASEAEKNVCLFWAAFLKLGSLLTQLVEAGADPLHFDALGLSPLHAAAFSGSTDCANYLITSGVDPNYMPRCFVPLHCAAFGNSVQVANLLISRGASVHAVVKYVNCEGGLLHCAVRANSVECLKLFISHGVNVNQIEPGGTNAIHLAADLGMIQCLIILLDTSDADANVRTRVGDRESTALHLAADGGFIECVDYLLTKGADASLKNHRGFTALHLAARSASLECVESLLRKGNADPNAMDFDKRTPLHAAIGKSDSACDIIETLISWGANVNQKDEYGFTPLHLAALDGLSACVETLIYHGADVTTRSKKGNSALNVIARKTPASLAMITRKLDCAITLHHSQTSNREVELELDFRSILQHCYPREISYLNTFVDEGQKEVLLHPLCSAFLYIKWEKIRKYYVARLFLSFIFVLCLTLYVLTALAHNCYNGSKDMEETIQEQELCQKQSILGDLLRKNPFVIEMQWWVLAGITIFEIFRKVYGIAGYSTVKQYLMQSENMIEWFVIISVFLISYIYTNITYTWQNHVGAFAVLAGWTNLMMMIGQLPVFGTYVAMYQKVQKEFAKLLMAYSCILIGFTISFCVIFPDSSSFANPFMGFITVLTMMIGELNLDLLLNEPDGNDPPVLLEFSAQITYVLFLMFVTVVLMNLLVGIAVHDIQGLRKTAGLSKLVRQTKLISYMELALFNGYLPKCLLKILHSSALVSPQAYRVVLSVKPLNPSEKRLPRDIMMAAYDIAKMRKQYGHTISSNGSTTGAYSCFKKYENNNDSSYREYGYSSGLGSLQARLDETSENVRQLTQEVRELKKLINAQQLVIQQALAGAMDR